The following are encoded together in the Misgurnus anguillicaudatus chromosome 14, ASM2758022v2, whole genome shotgun sequence genome:
- the arpc4l gene encoding actin related protein 2/3 complex, subunit 4, like encodes MTATLRPYLNAVRATLQAALCLENFSSQVVERHNKPEVEVRSSKELLLQPVVISRNEKEKVLVEGSINSVRVSIAVKQADEIEKILCHKFMRFMMMRAENFFILRRKPVEGYDISFLITNFHTEQMYKHKLVDFVIHFMEEIDKEISEMKLSVNARARIVAEEFLKNF; translated from the exons ATG ACAGCGACATTGCGACCCTACCTGAACGCGGTGCGTGCCACTCTTCAAGCAGCCCTGTGTTTGGAGAACTTCTCCTCTCAGGTGGTGGAGCGACACAATAAGCCCGAAGTAGAGGTTAG GAGCAGCAAAGAGCTTCTGTTGCAGCCGGTGGTCATCAGTCGCAATGAAAAGGAGAAAGTTCTTGTCGAGGGCTCCATAAACTCTGTAAGAGTCAGCATTGCTGTCAAACAG GCTGATGAGATTGAGAAGATCCTGTGCCATAAATTTATGAGGTTCATGATGATGCGAGCGGAGAACTTCTTTATTCTGCGGAGAAAGCCTGTTGAG GGCTATGACATCAGCTTCCTCATCACCAACTTCCACACAGAACAGATGTATAAACACAAGCTGGTGGACTTTGTTATTCATTTCATGGAAGAGATtgacaaggagatcagcgagATGAAGTTGTCGGTCAATGCACGAGCCCGAATAGTCGCAGAGGAATTCCTAAagaat